The following proteins are co-located in the Heliorestis convoluta genome:
- a CDS encoding lysylphosphatidylglycerol synthase transmembrane domain-containing protein — translation MWLYIVALAILVSLFWWVPIADLWATIIALERSLLYLAIFLQIVTMAMIALQWYLLARRMGEKVSYRDMVHLNLVGSFVESVTPAMKAGGEGAKVWLLCTRMQCSASRAIALLTIQKVISVIPFLLLSAASLGWLLANEKISGPQGTLFVGSFLFLFTVVFVLMALLLASQKIIPLLYKVPLSDRWEEKISNGVEQFRQASQNVKGPPITWIGHSILSILIWVLFAVKAYIVVLSMEVPISFLVIAVVTFLSYMVAMVPLTPGGLGTFEGAMMLLLSRFSYTFGSKFSFGFGHSLCHLLACLFTLAPFTWPMTIN, via the coding sequence ATGTGGCTGTATATCGTGGCTCTGGCTATTCTCGTGAGCCTGTTTTGGTGGGTACCTATCGCTGATTTATGGGCAACAATAATAGCTCTAGAGCGCTCTTTGCTATATCTGGCTATCTTTTTACAGATTGTAACCATGGCGATGATTGCACTACAATGGTATCTATTAGCAAGAAGAATGGGCGAAAAGGTATCTTATCGAGATATGGTCCACTTGAACCTGGTAGGTTCTTTTGTCGAATCGGTAACACCAGCCATGAAAGCAGGCGGAGAAGGAGCAAAAGTTTGGCTATTATGCACACGAATGCAATGTAGTGCCTCTAGAGCCATTGCTTTGCTTACAATACAAAAAGTAATTAGTGTCATTCCTTTTTTACTGCTTAGTGCAGCATCTCTAGGCTGGCTGCTGGCAAACGAAAAAATAAGCGGTCCCCAAGGAACCCTCTTTGTGGGAAGTTTTCTTTTTCTTTTTACGGTTGTCTTTGTTTTGATGGCTCTATTGCTTGCTTCTCAGAAGATAATTCCCTTGCTCTACAAAGTGCCGCTCTCCGATCGCTGGGAAGAAAAAATCAGTAACGGTGTGGAGCAATTTCGTCAAGCTTCGCAAAACGTTAAAGGGCCCCCTATAACCTGGATCGGGCACAGCATTCTTTCTATACTGATATGGGTACTATTTGCTGTCAAAGCCTATATCGTCGTCCTGTCCATGGAAGTGCCAATCTCTTTTCTTGTCATTGCTGTCGTCACTTTTCTATCTTATATGGTAGCCATGGTTCCTTTGACACCCGGTGGCCTTGGTACCTTCGAAGGTGCTATGATGCTTTTGTTAAGTCGCTTTTCATATACCTTTGGAAGCAAGTTTAGCTTTGGCTTTGGCCATTCGCTTTGTCACCTTTTGGCTTGTCTTTTTACCTTAGCGCCTTTTACTTGGCCTATGACTATAAATTGA
- a CDS encoding ferrous iron transporter B produces the protein MDCHSQDESVVPVRSDEIRVLLMGNPNVGKSVIFSKLTNKEVLSANYTGTTVGFTSGKTEHRGQSISIIDVPGTYSLETTSPAEEVAIEMLGEGAHVVLCVLDGTNLERNLNLALQLQQCSIPIVFAVNFMDVAERQGITIDTEALSRELGAPVLPMIAIRNIGLKEVLDQILKVASRELKSCQPGVIPQEERWKEIGRIAEKVQRVDHRHPTFQERLGDWMLLPMPGLPIAFLVLLIALGLVVGGGKALRAVFFLPVTHDIIVPAIKAFVSLFVTEGLVFNLLVGEYGVLVKMVEWPFALILPYIFLFYIVLAFLEDSGYMPRLGVLLDRTLRSMGLQGGNIVPLFMGYGCAAPAILGTRAATTYKERIIVATLVSLAIPCASQTGAFVALLGERSITVLLMMFAISLFTLIVAGNIMGRLIPGKIDPMLLEIPNLLLPDGKAVTRKIWLRTKNFMVDAQVPLFFGIALAALMVETGALESFGEFIKPLVSGWLGLPQEASLALVLGIIRRELGVLPLLEMDLTTLQLLVGSVVALFYVPCLAVFAVLFKEFGIKVAIFIAGLTIFSAFFFAGIVNQIGTQIVNLF, from the coding sequence GTGGATTGCCATTCACAAGATGAATCAGTTGTTCCAGTAAGATCCGATGAAATCAGAGTCCTCTTAATGGGGAATCCCAACGTAGGCAAAAGCGTTATTTTTTCTAAACTAACGAACAAAGAGGTGCTATCGGCCAATTATACAGGTACGACCGTTGGTTTTACCAGTGGAAAGACAGAGCACCGAGGTCAAAGTATTTCTATTATTGATGTGCCTGGTACCTACTCCCTAGAAACAACATCACCAGCAGAAGAAGTAGCCATTGAGATGTTGGGTGAAGGAGCGCACGTTGTTCTCTGTGTATTAGACGGTACGAACTTAGAACGCAACTTGAATTTGGCTTTACAATTACAGCAGTGTTCCATTCCTATCGTCTTTGCCGTTAACTTCATGGATGTGGCAGAACGTCAGGGTATTACCATTGATACGGAAGCTCTATCTCGCGAACTAGGTGCGCCTGTTTTGCCGATGATAGCCATTCGAAATATTGGCTTGAAAGAAGTTCTAGACCAGATTCTTAAAGTCGCCAGTAGAGAGTTAAAGTCATGTCAGCCAGGGGTAATTCCCCAAGAAGAGCGATGGAAAGAAATTGGTCGTATCGCTGAAAAAGTACAGCGTGTCGATCATCGTCATCCTACTTTTCAAGAGCGTTTGGGAGATTGGATGCTTTTACCCATGCCCGGTTTGCCCATCGCTTTTCTTGTTCTATTAATAGCCCTTGGTCTTGTCGTCGGTGGCGGTAAAGCCTTGCGCGCTGTTTTTTTCTTACCTGTAACCCACGATATTATCGTGCCTGCTATCAAGGCCTTTGTCTCTCTTTTTGTAACGGAAGGCCTTGTCTTTAATCTGTTAGTCGGTGAATATGGTGTTCTCGTTAAGATGGTCGAATGGCCTTTTGCTCTTATTTTGCCTTATATCTTTTTGTTTTACATAGTGTTGGCTTTTCTTGAAGACAGTGGTTACATGCCTCGGTTAGGCGTGCTTTTAGATCGAACGTTACGTAGTATGGGTTTACAAGGTGGCAACATTGTTCCTTTGTTTATGGGTTATGGTTGCGCAGCCCCGGCTATTTTGGGAACGAGAGCGGCGACGACATATAAAGAGCGAATCATCGTTGCAACCCTTGTGTCATTGGCCATCCCTTGCGCTTCTCAGACCGGTGCTTTTGTCGCTTTGTTAGGGGAGCGGTCGATTACAGTATTGCTTATGATGTTTGCCATCTCTCTGTTCACGTTGATTGTAGCCGGTAACATTATGGGACGATTGATCCCAGGGAAAATCGATCCGATGCTACTGGAGATACCGAACCTGTTATTGCCTGATGGCAAAGCTGTTACGCGGAAGATCTGGTTGCGTACGAAGAACTTCATGGTAGACGCACAAGTGCCTCTGTTTTTTGGGATTGCTTTGGCCGCTTTGATGGTTGAGACAGGCGCCTTAGAGTCTTTTGGTGAATTTATTAAGCCCCTTGTCAGTGGTTGGCTAGGGTTACCGCAAGAAGCGAGCCTTGCTCTGGTTCTGGGTATCATTCGCCGGGAACTGGGTGTATTGCCTCTTTTGGAGATGGACTTAACCACCTTACAGTTGCTGGTAGGCTCTGTTGTAGCTTTATTTTATGTACCTTGCCTTGCGGTGTTTGCCGTGCTTTTTAAGGAGTTTGGCATAAAAGTAGCGATTTTTATTGCTGGATTGACCATTTTCAGTGCCTTTTTCTTTGCAGGTATTGTGAATCAGATAGGAACACAGATTGTTAACCTGTTTTAA
- a CDS encoding FeoA family protein, translating into MPLYDREQKSLCQIESLPQVSLLKSLGLRQGAVVSVLSKQPLGGPIVIKIGNRHIAIAKDLADQIEVREMN; encoded by the coding sequence ATGCCCTTGTACGATAGAGAACAAAAAAGCCTATGTCAGATTGAAAGTCTTCCTCAAGTCAGCTTGTTGAAGTCCTTAGGATTGCGCCAGGGAGCTGTTGTATCGGTGCTTTCCAAGCAGCCTCTCGGCGGGCCCATCGTTATCAAAATTGGCAATCGACACATCGCCATTGCAAAAGATTTAGCCGATCAGATCGAAGTACGAGAGATGAACTAG
- a CDS encoding isochorismatase family protein, translating into MPYERLSREKALLLVIDVQARLLPAIDKKEGILRNIAILSKTANRLSIPALITEQYPKGLGETVEAVKEELPTAKVLEKITFSACNDELLLELRNRERQEIIVVGTECHVCVFQTVRDLLSKGYRVIIPSDAVGSRQSLNYQNGLAMMKELGAEIWNSESVFFDLLERAATEEFRALAPIVK; encoded by the coding sequence ATGCCTTATGAACGCCTAAGTCGGGAGAAAGCGTTGCTACTGGTGATTGATGTGCAAGCAAGATTGTTGCCAGCCATCGATAAAAAAGAGGGGATTCTGCGTAACATTGCTATCCTGTCGAAAACGGCAAATCGATTGTCCATACCAGCTCTAATTACAGAACAGTACCCCAAAGGGCTTGGGGAAACAGTAGAAGCCGTAAAAGAGGAACTTCCCACAGCAAAAGTTCTAGAGAAAATTACTTTTAGCGCTTGTAACGATGAACTGCTTTTAGAATTAAGGAACAGGGAACGACAAGAGATCATTGTCGTTGGAACAGAATGTCATGTTTGTGTGTTCCAAACAGTCCGCGATCTTTTGTCAAAAGGCTATCGAGTCATTATTCCCAGTGACGCTGTTGGCTCTCGTCAATCACTTAACTATCAGAACGGGCTGGCCATGATGAAAGAATTAGGTGCAGAAATCTGGAACAGCGAGTCCGTCTTTTTCGATCTTTTAGAAAGAGCTGCCACGGAAGAATTTCGTGCTTTAGCGCCCATTGTGAAGTAA
- a CDS encoding serine aminopeptidase domain-containing protein — translation MEKISHQDASIGLDASLKTRTMKKASIFLIFLLPLVLLLYWEGFPYYDRDLPVQEEFESMDPQQMKGQENLYIVFLNGLGCYSDGSRFNNMGFHEIRKALTRVGYRYYDDRLLQYSYLGGQIRQDQWYPRKYNPRDTGQPIQVSVQSLEWMISEFSRVHPEAQFLLVGHSLGGRIALDFVSKTSQENRERIEGVITLNSPLLGSNVPLPAFVMRILEFGGHIFSAPVVKQLLWEFRDSPEFVEAKREMIEALQAEGLRVATFSTKSDVVVPTFTACLFNDQGEPLTEGYVIPGGRFFHRDLSGHMFILKHQEIQQYILSFFIEPENIAANQSPL, via the coding sequence TTGGAGAAAATTAGCCATCAAGACGCAAGTATAGGTCTTGATGCTTCTCTGAAAACTAGGACTATGAAAAAAGCGTCTATCTTTCTAATTTTTTTACTTCCTCTGGTGCTGTTGCTCTATTGGGAAGGCTTTCCCTATTACGATAGAGACTTGCCCGTTCAAGAGGAATTTGAAAGCATGGACCCTCAACAGATGAAGGGACAAGAGAATCTTTACATTGTCTTTCTAAATGGTCTGGGTTGCTATTCTGATGGCAGTCGTTTTAACAATATGGGTTTTCATGAGATTCGAAAAGCATTAACCAGGGTAGGATATCGTTACTATGACGATCGTCTTCTTCAATATAGTTATTTAGGAGGGCAAATTCGTCAAGATCAGTGGTATCCTCGCAAGTATAACCCTAGAGACACAGGGCAACCCATTCAAGTAAGCGTTCAATCTCTAGAATGGATGATCAGTGAGTTTTCTCGTGTTCACCCTGAAGCGCAGTTTTTACTGGTAGGTCATAGCCTCGGTGGAAGAATTGCTCTTGATTTTGTAAGTAAGACAAGTCAAGAGAATCGGGAGCGGATAGAAGGTGTCATTACCTTAAACTCCCCACTGCTTGGCTCGAATGTACCTCTTCCTGCCTTCGTAATGCGAATTCTAGAGTTCGGTGGTCATATTTTTTCTGCGCCTGTCGTTAAACAGTTGCTCTGGGAGTTTCGAGACTCTCCAGAATTTGTAGAAGCAAAGAGAGAGATGATTGAAGCATTGCAAGCAGAAGGTCTTCGAGTGGCTACTTTTTCTACGAAAAGCGATGTTGTTGTCCCTACATTTACAGCTTGCCTTTTTAATGATCAAGGTGAACCATTGACAGAAGGCTATGTGATCCCAGGCGGTCGTTTTTTTCATCGCGACTTATCAGGTCATATGTTTATACTGAAGCATCAAGAAATCCAACAGTATATCCTTTCTTTTTTTATAGAACCAGAAAACATTGCTGCGAATCAATCGCCCTTGTAA
- the galE gene encoding UDP-glucose 4-epimerase GalE: MTTLITGGAGYIGSHTALALRDAGQDVVILDDISTGFHQLLPSGVPFIEGDIGDSTLLQEVFQSYGINSVMHFAARSLVGESMQEPGTYFLANTAKTATLLQTMAQVGVKYFILSSTAAVYGEPRALPIDENHPLQPTNPYGLSKKLIEDMLPWFEKAQGLQWISLRYFNAAGADSQGRSGEMHDPETHLIPNILKVALGEKEALQIFGNDYPTPDGTCIRDYVHVTDLAKAHMQALEYLRASEKSGFSRNDICSGPMNLGSSSGYSVLEVIETARRVTQHPIPLQWSPRRPGDPAVLVASNEKAKEVLQWQPEHNNLETIIETAWRFARK; this comes from the coding sequence ATGACAACTCTTATTACAGGTGGTGCTGGCTATATTGGCAGTCACACGGCTTTAGCCCTCCGGGATGCTGGTCAAGATGTTGTGATTCTTGATGATATTAGTACAGGCTTTCATCAACTGCTCCCATCGGGTGTGCCTTTTATTGAAGGAGATATTGGGGATAGTACGCTTTTGCAAGAAGTATTTCAAAGTTACGGCATAAATAGTGTTATGCACTTTGCTGCTCGCAGTCTCGTAGGAGAATCAATGCAAGAGCCGGGCACCTATTTTCTGGCAAATACAGCCAAAACAGCAACGTTGCTGCAGACAATGGCTCAAGTAGGCGTAAAGTATTTTATTCTATCTTCTACAGCGGCTGTTTATGGCGAACCAAGGGCTCTTCCTATCGATGAAAATCATCCCCTTCAACCTACCAATCCCTACGGACTTTCTAAAAAACTTATCGAAGACATGCTTCCCTGGTTTGAAAAAGCACAGGGCCTACAATGGATCTCCCTTCGCTACTTTAACGCGGCTGGCGCTGATTCCCAAGGGAGAAGCGGCGAAATGCACGATCCCGAAACGCATCTAATTCCCAATATTTTGAAAGTTGCATTGGGAGAAAAAGAAGCTCTGCAAATCTTTGGCAACGACTACCCGACGCCTGACGGCACTTGTATTCGCGACTATGTCCATGTTACCGACTTGGCAAAGGCTCACATGCAAGCTTTGGAGTACCTAAGAGCATCAGAAAAAAGCGGTTTTTCTAGAAATGACATATGCTCTGGACCCATGAACCTTGGCAGCAGCTCTGGTTATTCGGTCCTTGAAGTAATTGAAACGGCGCGCCGAGTCACCCAGCACCCCATCCCTCTTCAATGGAGTCCTCGCCGCCCTGGTGATCCTGCTGTTTTGGTCGCTTCTAATGAAAAAGCGAAAGAAGTCCTTCAGTGGCAACCTGAACATAATAACTTAGAAACGATTATTGAAACAGCTTGGCGCTTTGCTAGAAAGTAG
- a CDS encoding YkvI family membrane protein — MSRSGISSWKVAGAYIGTIVGAGFATGQEVLQFFVFFGTSGIVAIALVTLLFMFFGYVILELGQRLRADSHREVIQYAGGRWLGTLIDGVITFFLFGALTAMAAGAGAVFSEQFGLSSYLGSLLLLGLTLAVVMVGISAVISAISYLVPLLLLSLLGIFIATLWFHPVDWAVVGQATDPRQAPVPFWPLSAINYVSYNLVLAVAVLAPMGKHVLDRSTLRQGAFWGGLGLGVGSLAIFLTVISYLPGILAYEVPMAFIAAQFTPFVQIAYSIILLLQIFTTAVGSLFGFASRLTSQESPSFRWILLGTVAGAFVAGQFGFTNLIRILYPAVGYAGLLMLAGLLLGYGRERWVLLQPAFRRKD; from the coding sequence ATGAGTCGTAGCGGTATTTCTTCTTGGAAAGTGGCCGGGGCTTATATTGGTACCATTGTTGGGGCTGGTTTTGCTACGGGGCAAGAAGTTTTGCAGTTTTTTGTTTTCTTTGGAACGTCCGGCATTGTTGCGATTGCTTTGGTTACGCTTCTGTTTATGTTTTTTGGTTATGTTATCTTGGAGTTGGGCCAGCGCTTGCGAGCGGATTCTCACCGTGAGGTGATTCAGTATGCCGGTGGGCGCTGGCTGGGGACTTTGATTGATGGCGTGATTACTTTTTTTCTTTTTGGGGCTCTTACGGCAATGGCGGCAGGGGCCGGTGCTGTTTTTAGTGAGCAGTTTGGCCTTTCTTCTTATCTCGGGAGTTTGTTGTTGTTGGGGCTGACTCTGGCCGTTGTGATGGTCGGAATTTCTGCGGTAATTTCGGCAATTAGTTATTTGGTGCCTTTGCTTTTGCTTTCGCTTCTGGGCATTTTTATAGCGACTTTGTGGTTTCATCCTGTGGACTGGGCTGTTGTGGGGCAAGCTACGGATCCGCGGCAGGCGCCTGTGCCTTTTTGGCCTTTGTCGGCGATTAACTATGTTTCTTATAATCTGGTTCTGGCTGTGGCTGTTCTTGCGCCCATGGGGAAGCATGTGCTTGATCGATCGACCTTACGGCAAGGCGCATTTTGGGGCGGATTGGGCCTGGGCGTTGGTTCGCTAGCTATTTTTTTGACTGTGATTTCCTATCTTCCAGGTATTCTTGCTTATGAAGTGCCTATGGCTTTTATTGCAGCGCAGTTTACGCCTTTTGTGCAGATTGCCTATAGTATTATATTGCTTTTGCAGATTTTCACGACGGCTGTGGGGAGTCTTTTTGGCTTTGCGAGCCGTTTGACGAGTCAGGAAAGTCCTAGTTTTCGTTGGATCTTGCTTGGTACGGTAGCTGGCGCTTTTGTGGCGGGCCAGTTTGGTTTTACCAATTTGATTCGGATTCTTTATCCGGCTGTTGGTTATGCTGGTCTTTTGATGCTGGCTGGTCTTCTTTTGGGTTATGGCCGGGAACGGTGGGTTTTGCTTCAGCCGGCTTTTCGGCGGAAGGATTGA
- a CDS encoding polysaccharide deacetylase family protein, with translation MNRRQAIALLLTVPLFTVTKTPSAFSQEIEIEVEQEKVLILAYHHLSETMQSCSTIHPHDFEEHLRVLQNNHCNIIHFKDFCRWIEEDDFALPSKSVLITFDDGYASFYEKAFPLLQQYNYPSTQFIIVDQIDKEVPDAIPKLSWEQINELEATNLVEIQSHSYDAHYFDNGQARLVTMTEEELHVDFFRARHYIRFHMNQHINKRVHAISYPFGIYNQKVVEAAQHTSYQFGFTSNGSYVIKNQTNTLEIPRISADNLTAAQVEELLGDL, from the coding sequence ATGAATAGACGCCAAGCCATAGCACTTCTACTTACAGTACCTTTATTCACCGTAACAAAAACCCCAAGTGCTTTCTCTCAAGAAATAGAGATAGAAGTGGAACAAGAAAAGGTACTTATCCTAGCCTACCACCATCTTTCTGAAACAATGCAATCATGCTCCACCATTCATCCCCATGATTTTGAAGAACACCTTAGAGTCTTACAAAACAACCATTGTAATATCATTCACTTTAAAGACTTTTGCCGTTGGATTGAGGAGGACGACTTTGCACTCCCTTCCAAATCAGTACTTATCACCTTTGATGATGGCTATGCTTCTTTTTATGAAAAAGCCTTCCCCTTGCTCCAGCAATATAACTATCCTTCCACACAATTCATCATCGTCGACCAGATCGACAAAGAAGTACCCGATGCCATTCCCAAACTGAGCTGGGAACAGATTAACGAACTAGAAGCGACAAATCTCGTCGAGATTCAGTCCCACAGCTATGACGCCCATTACTTTGACAATGGGCAAGCACGACTCGTTACAATGACAGAAGAAGAACTTCATGTCGATTTCTTTCGAGCTCGCCATTACATAAGATTTCATATGAATCAACATATCAACAAAAGGGTTCACGCCATTTCCTATCCCTTTGGCATATATAACCAAAAGGTAGTAGAAGCGGCTCAACATACGAGTTACCAATTTGGATTTACAAGCAACGGCAGCTACGTCATCAAAAACCAAACCAACACCTTAGAAATCCCTAGGATCAGCGCCGACAACCTAACAGCAGCGCAGGTAGAAGAGCTTCTAGGGGACCTTTGA